Proteins encoded within one genomic window of uncultured Draconibacterium sp.:
- a CDS encoding winged helix-turn-helix domain-containing protein: MGKKAYLEIKESVAELQKLLVKQKSFQAGKRLRSLIEIKSGRFSTRQELADYLCVHKRTLERWLNNYKSGGISELLSDKPKVKRSKIITPAIHQGLEQRVNDPHNPFQGYWDARNWVYQEYGVEIKYQRIREYLIKHFKTKVKSPRKSHIKKDKQAEEAFLKTTKHIPRT, translated from the coding sequence ATGGGAAAGAAAGCCTATTTGGAGATAAAAGAATCGGTAGCTGAGCTACAAAAACTGTTGGTAAAACAAAAATCATTTCAGGCAGGAAAACGGCTCAGGAGTTTAATTGAAATAAAATCCGGCAGGTTTAGTACCCGTCAAGAACTTGCAGACTATTTATGTGTGCACAAAAGGACTCTTGAAAGATGGCTCAATAATTACAAATCCGGAGGTATTTCAGAGTTGCTATCCGACAAGCCAAAAGTCAAACGATCAAAAATTATTACGCCTGCAATTCATCAAGGTCTTGAGCAAAGAGTCAATGACCCGCATAATCCGTTCCAGGGGTATTGGGATGCCCGGAACTGGGTATATCAGGAATATGGGGTAGAAATAAAATATCAACGTATCAGGGAATACCTGATAAAACATTTCAAAACCAAGGTAAAAAGCCCGCGGAAATCACATATTAAGAAAGACAAACAGGCCGAAGAAGCTTTTTTAAAAACTACCAAACACATTCCACGCACTTAG
- the gldM gene encoding gliding motility protein GldM: MGAKNCPETPRQKMINLMYIVLTAMLALNVAAEVLEAFRVVDSSLLQTLEAVDMQNAQIYSSFEQAYIENPTKVQEWKDKADQLRNKSEEMINYVSALKDEVVAYSGEKPVNEDNPIYEEGYYHTKIDGTVVEIAKKDDLNGPSELMITQKRATDLKNAVSQYREFLSSLINEDDSDLRETIMSELKTSDPERGAKGEGNYKTWESEHFEDKPLIAVMTLLSKIQIDVKNSEAYVAKYLYAEIDEGSFKFNRLGARVIANSNVVLMGDEYKAEVFLAAEDTTQQPVIMINGNEVDVEDGKATFIGNTSQAGKFTWSGLIKYKTPGGIIKSYPFEQEYQVSEPTVTMSATKMNVFYKGLKNPFDVGGGAIPNEDLEVQMTNGKVSRQGDAYMVEPTDLDEMGRNTKVSVYATINGSRRLIGTTEWRVKRVPDPVAQINGQSGGDIRKELLQVQDGVLAVLEDFDFEFGYKVTQFTLETTGGGYTNRYPSNSNRFTPEQKNALSRVNVNSIVYIGDIKAVGDDGTTRDLDPISFKVK, encoded by the coding sequence ATGGGTGCAAAGAATTGTCCGGAGACACCGAGGCAAAAAATGATAAATTTGATGTACATTGTACTTACTGCAATGTTGGCACTTAACGTTGCGGCTGAGGTACTTGAAGCGTTTCGTGTAGTAGACAGTAGTTTATTGCAAACACTCGAGGCAGTGGACATGCAGAATGCGCAGATTTATTCATCGTTTGAGCAGGCTTATATCGAAAATCCAACCAAAGTTCAGGAATGGAAAGATAAAGCAGATCAGCTTAGGAATAAGTCGGAGGAAATGATCAACTATGTTTCGGCTTTAAAAGACGAAGTTGTTGCTTACTCCGGAGAGAAACCGGTAAATGAGGATAATCCGATTTATGAAGAGGGTTACTATCATACAAAGATTGATGGGACAGTTGTAGAAATTGCAAAGAAGGATGACCTGAACGGACCATCGGAATTAATGATAACACAGAAAAGAGCAACAGATCTTAAAAACGCAGTTAGCCAATACCGTGAGTTTCTTTCTTCATTGATCAACGAGGATGACAGTGACCTTCGCGAGACTATTATGAGTGAGCTTAAAACTTCTGATCCCGAACGAGGTGCGAAAGGAGAGGGAAACTATAAAACATGGGAGTCAGAGCACTTTGAAGATAAGCCTTTAATTGCTGTAATGACATTGCTCTCCAAAATACAGATCGATGTAAAAAACTCTGAGGCATACGTAGCAAAATATTTGTATGCTGAAATTGATGAAGGCTCATTTAAATTTAACCGTTTAGGAGCTCGCGTTATCGCCAATTCAAATGTCGTTTTGATGGGTGACGAATATAAAGCCGAAGTTTTCCTTGCCGCAGAAGATACTACGCAACAACCGGTGATCATGATCAATGGAAATGAGGTTGATGTGGAAGATGGAAAGGCAACATTTATTGGAAATACCAGTCAAGCAGGTAAATTTACATGGAGTGGTTTAATAAAATATAAAACACCGGGAGGTATAATTAAAAGTTATCCATTTGAGCAGGAATACCAGGTGTCGGAGCCTACAGTAACTATGTCGGCTACAAAAATGAATGTATTCTACAAAGGATTGAAAAATCCATTTGACGTAGGTGGAGGAGCTATTCCGAATGAAGACCTTGAGGTACAAATGACCAATGGAAAGGTTTCGAGACAGGGTGATGCATATATGGTTGAACCTACTGATCTTGATGAAATGGGGCGTAATACAAAAGTAAGTGTTTACGCAACAATTAACGGAAGCCGACGTTTGATTGGTACAACAGAATGGCGTGTAAAACGAGTTCCCGATCCGGTAGCACAAATTAACGGTCAGTCCGGTGGAGATATTCGCAAAGAGTTACTTCAGGTTCAGGATGGTGTTTTAGCAGTACTTGAGGATTTTGATTTTGAATTTGGTTATAAGGTTACTCAGTTTACATTGGAAACAACAGGTGGAGGTTATACCAATCGATATCCGTCTAATTCGAATCGCTTTACACCGGAGCAAAAAAATGCTTTGTCTAGGGTAAATGTAAATAGTATAGTTTATATAGGAGATATTAAGGCCGTTGGAGATGATGGAACAACGAGGGACCTCGACCCAATATCATTCAAAGTAAAATAA
- a CDS encoding SUMF1/EgtB/PvdO family nonheme iron enzyme, with translation MRKTITYLFILTFFLASCKKESNKYLTLGKGTSEKWFEPTPFGMVYVGRGSYNIGPNDDQLYAITQNRTVSTEAFWIDDTEITNDEYRQFVYWVRDKKARELLGQTYTDFLITEDKYGAPLEEPKINWEERIEWDDPEYQMAMDELYLPEYERFDYKKEIDTRKLVYEYYWVDYKQAAKRSNAYNFETQRYEGSVVNSEGEVVPIENRSSFLMHESVPVYPDTLCWIRDFAYTYNEPFTMKYFSHVGFDNYPVVGVTWDQARAFCNWRNKLKDFSFTRSNEAPAHEYRLPTESEWEIAARGGMHNNMYPWGSYYTRSVNGCFVANFKPLRGNYVADSPTTTTTMKVGQFDPNPYGVYDMAGNVAEWTSTAFFEAGYDAIDDYNPEIQYNARPDDPAVMKRKVVRGGSWKDIAYYIQSGTRTFEYQDTAKSYIGFRCVRTSFRDDLGGRRSIQE, from the coding sequence ATGAGAAAAACCATAACATACTTGTTCATACTGACGTTTTTTCTCGCCTCGTGCAAGAAAGAAAGCAACAAGTACCTCACATTGGGTAAAGGAACAAGTGAAAAATGGTTTGAGCCAACGCCTTTTGGGATGGTATATGTAGGAAGGGGATCGTACAATATTGGACCAAATGATGATCAGTTATACGCCATAACACAAAATCGGACAGTATCAACAGAAGCTTTTTGGATCGACGATACCGAAATTACCAACGATGAGTATCGGCAGTTTGTGTATTGGGTGCGTGATAAAAAAGCACGCGAATTGCTTGGTCAGACCTACACGGATTTTCTAATAACAGAAGATAAATACGGTGCTCCGCTGGAAGAACCCAAAATAAACTGGGAAGAACGAATTGAATGGGACGACCCGGAATATCAAATGGCAATGGATGAATTGTATCTTCCGGAATACGAACGTTTTGATTACAAGAAAGAAATTGATACCCGTAAACTGGTTTACGAATATTATTGGGTTGACTATAAACAAGCCGCAAAACGCAGCAATGCATACAATTTCGAAACGCAGCGTTACGAGGGATCCGTTGTAAATTCGGAAGGAGAAGTAGTTCCTATTGAAAACCGTAGTTCATTCTTAATGCACGAGTCGGTACCGGTATATCCCGACACACTATGTTGGATCAGGGATTTTGCATATACTTACAATGAACCTTTCACTATGAAATATTTTTCGCATGTTGGATTCGATAATTATCCAGTTGTTGGAGTGACGTGGGATCAGGCAAGGGCGTTTTGTAATTGGCGTAATAAATTGAAAGATTTTTCCTTTACTCGTTCTAATGAAGCGCCGGCGCATGAGTACCGACTGCCAACTGAAAGTGAATGGGAGATTGCAGCCCGGGGAGGAATGCACAATAACATGTATCCTTGGGGAAGTTATTATACCCGAAGTGTAAACGGGTGTTTTGTAGCCAATTTTAAGCCGCTGCGTGGAAATTATGTTGCCGACAGTCCAACTACAACCACAACTATGAAAGTGGGCCAATTCGATCCAAATCCGTATGGTGTTTACGATATGGCCGGGAATGTTGCCGAGTGGACTTCAACAGCTTTTTTCGAAGCAGGCTATGATGCTATCGATGATTATAATCCGGAAATTCAATACAATGCGCGTCCCGATGATCCGGCCGTAATGAAACGTAAAGTTGTGCGTGGAGGATCGTGGAAAGATATCGCTTATTACATTCAGTCGGGAACACGTACATTTGAATACCAGGATACCGCAAAATCATATATCGGATTTCGTTGCGTACGAACTTCTTTCCGCGATGACCTTGGCGGCCGTCGGAGTATTCAGGAATAG
- the nikR gene encoding nickel-responsive transcriptional regulator NikR: protein MAVSRFGVSLDEELLEALDKYVEDNAFANRSRAIRHLIEKNLVEEKWKCDNIVAGAVIIVFDHEKKDILKKSAEIQYEHKEFVLSSQGFYLNDKNYMEIITVKGPSRKLTEISDQLISIKGIQHGKLVMSKAE from the coding sequence ATGGCCGTTTCCAGGTTTGGCGTTTCACTAGATGAAGAACTACTTGAAGCACTCGACAAGTATGTTGAGGACAATGCTTTTGCGAACCGTTCGCGTGCCATTCGTCACCTTATTGAAAAGAATCTGGTGGAAGAAAAGTGGAAATGCGACAACATTGTAGCTGGAGCTGTAATCATAGTTTTCGACCACGAAAAAAAGGACATATTAAAAAAATCGGCAGAGATTCAGTACGAACACAAGGAGTTTGTGCTTTCGTCGCAGGGCTTCTATTTAAACGACAAAAACTATATGGAAATTATTACGGTTAAAGGTCCCTCTCGAAAACTCACCGAGATCTCTGATCAACTTATCAGTATAAAAGGAATACAGCACGGAAAATTGGTAATGAGTAAAGCCGAATAA
- a CDS encoding M1 family aminopeptidase — protein MAQENELFISDKIALEESRNFQLKSNFIENPNNSLTDFIYQRMEWDVDPAIRYISGKVTTYFKSKTELLNTIEFDLSDSLTVDSVFIGNNLASFIHQNNKIQVNLPESLLLNQLDSVSIFYQGIPPTSGSGSFETSFHGTEFTPVLWTLSEPYGAMEWWPCKQSLTDKIDSIDVIVTTPEQYKTASNGILVSETVNTSTRTMLWRHRFPIATYLVAIAVTNYERYSDFLETENGDSIEILNYVYPEDLEDAKGKTPVTAEIMQLYQNLVGEYPFAAEKYGHAQFGWGGGMEHQTMSFMGNFGYGLIAHELAHQWFGDYITLGSWQDIWLNEGFATYLTGLSYENIETDWWPVWKQVYSDQVKQEPDGSVYVTDTTSVSRIFSSRLSYAKGGYLLHMLRWVIGDDAFFQGLKNYFSDPAVANGFARSEDVIKHFEQVADTSLTEFFNDWLYGEGYPVYSASFKPADEGKTMITLSQSTTHESVDFFEMPVPVRLYNTGRTDSIDMRLNHTNNQQQFTVAANFHVAELVIDPDLWLISETQEVVGVPTEINTQSIDIFPNPATIEISLRIPSEKQISGIRIFDMSGTEVKHFSTQLGKLNVSDLTPGVYLLQAEMPDAVFQGRFIKH, from the coding sequence ATGGCTCAGGAAAATGAACTTTTCATTTCCGACAAAATTGCCCTCGAAGAAAGCCGGAATTTTCAACTAAAATCGAATTTTATTGAAAATCCAAATAACAGCCTTACCGATTTTATTTATCAACGAATGGAATGGGATGTTGATCCCGCAATCCGTTACATTTCAGGCAAAGTTACTACCTATTTTAAAAGCAAAACGGAGTTGCTGAACACAATAGAATTTGATCTTTCTGATTCATTAACTGTCGACTCAGTTTTTATTGGAAACAACCTTGCCTCATTCATCCATCAGAATAATAAAATTCAAGTTAACTTGCCCGAATCACTTTTGCTTAATCAGCTTGATTCTGTTTCTATTTTTTACCAGGGAATTCCACCAACATCAGGTTCTGGTTCGTTTGAAACCTCTTTTCACGGCACAGAGTTTACTCCTGTTTTGTGGACACTCTCGGAACCTTATGGTGCTATGGAATGGTGGCCCTGCAAACAGTCGCTGACCGACAAAATCGACTCGATTGATGTGATTGTAACCACACCGGAGCAATATAAAACAGCAAGCAACGGAATATTGGTTTCTGAAACAGTGAACACCTCTACCAGAACCATGCTCTGGAGACATCGTTTTCCTATTGCAACTTACCTGGTTGCAATTGCAGTAACAAATTATGAGCGTTATTCCGATTTCCTGGAGACTGAAAACGGCGACTCCATTGAAATCTTGAATTATGTTTATCCTGAGGATCTTGAAGATGCGAAAGGCAAAACTCCGGTAACGGCCGAGATTATGCAGTTGTACCAGAACCTGGTTGGAGAATACCCTTTTGCAGCTGAAAAATACGGACACGCACAGTTTGGTTGGGGTGGCGGAATGGAGCATCAAACCATGAGTTTTATGGGAAATTTTGGCTACGGATTAATTGCGCACGAGCTGGCGCATCAGTGGTTTGGTGATTATATAACGCTAGGCTCCTGGCAGGATATCTGGCTAAACGAAGGTTTTGCTACCTACTTAACCGGACTGTCGTACGAAAACATTGAAACCGATTGGTGGCCGGTGTGGAAACAAGTGTATTCCGACCAGGTAAAACAGGAACCCGATGGCTCAGTTTATGTTACCGATACCACTTCTGTTTCGCGAATTTTCAGCAGCCGTTTATCGTATGCTAAAGGAGGCTATCTGCTGCACATGTTACGCTGGGTAATTGGTGATGATGCCTTTTTTCAAGGCTTAAAAAACTATTTTTCCGATCCGGCAGTAGCTAATGGTTTTGCCCGCTCGGAAGACGTGATAAAACATTTTGAACAAGTAGCCGATACTAGCCTGACTGAATTCTTCAACGACTGGCTTTATGGCGAAGGTTACCCGGTTTACTCTGCCAGTTTTAAACCCGCAGATGAAGGAAAAACAATGATCACACTGAGTCAATCCACAACACACGAATCGGTTGATTTCTTCGAAATGCCGGTGCCTGTACGTTTGTACAATACCGGACGAACGGATTCAATTGATATGAGACTGAATCATACCAATAATCAGCAACAATTTACAGTTGCTGCCAATTTCCATGTTGCCGAGCTGGTAATCGATCCTGATCTCTGGCTAATTTCTGAAACACAAGAGGTTGTTGGAGTTCCAACAGAAATCAATACTCAATCAATTGATATCTTTCCTAATCCGGCTACTATCGAAATTAGCTTGCGAATTCCTTCAGAAAAACAAATCTCCGGCATTCGGATTTTTGATATGAGCGGTACTGAAGTAAAACATTTCTCCACACAGCTGGGAAAATTAAATGTTTCAGACCTCACTCCCGGTGTTTATTTACTACAAGCCGAAATGCCTGACGCAGTTTTTCAAGGCCGTTTTATAAAACACTAA
- a CDS encoding OsmC family protein has product MTTIKTIYLGELRTENEHLQSGNKVITDAPTDNRGKGEYFSPTDLLATALGSCIMTIMGIKARDNGIDIEGTQVDVTKIMASDPRRVAEVIVEFTFPAKNYTDEEKQLVESVAGVSPVPLSLHPDLVQTIKFNW; this is encoded by the coding sequence ATGACAACGATAAAAACAATTTACCTGGGCGAATTGCGCACCGAAAATGAACACCTGCAATCGGGCAATAAAGTAATAACCGATGCACCAACCGATAACCGCGGAAAAGGAGAGTATTTCTCTCCAACCGACCTATTGGCAACAGCTTTAGGAAGTTGTATAATGACGATTATGGGAATTAAAGCCCGCGACAATGGGATTGATATAGAAGGAACCCAGGTTGATGTAACAAAAATAATGGCTTCCGATCCACGACGTGTGGCAGAAGTGATTGTGGAATTTACTTTTCCTGCAAAAAATTATACTGACGAAGAAAAGCAACTGGTTGAAAGTGTTGCCGGTGTTAGCCCGGTGCCTTTAAGTTTGCATCCCGATCTGGTTCAAACCATAAAATTCAACTGGTAG
- a CDS encoding TonB-dependent receptor, which produces MRIFIFSFFILLITQGIASAQMHFATNDTITINEVVVTGTQVQVTRNSVPMAVSVVNRTQIEESDESALLPILNGRVPGLFVTERGVTGFGVATGSAGQISIRGIGGSPTTGVLMLIDGHPQFMGIMGHPLPDSYVASDVERVEVIRGPASILYGSNAMGGVINIITKKQDTEGFNGNARISYGSYNTQKYMGSVGFKKDKFSIFISGNHDQTDGHRPNSDFKITNGYLKLGYKISDHFDAAADFSLAAFDASDPGPDTLNASPGETIDILRGYGSFSLRNDFEKASGALKFFYNFGEHEITDGFHSNDHNYGLNLYETFQPFESNNLTTGFDLMNYGGDAENTFAMGGQGLTFADTTITEIGAYLFSQQSIGEKLIINAGLRYHHHSEYGSVWIPSIGFSNSFSPSTTWKGTISKGFRSPTMRELFMWGPNPNLDPESIWNYETGIIQAFFDRTMQVELTAFLVKGDNLIVNTGQPNGYQNTGEVSNKGVEFSLDAAPTKELTLNATYSYTNMKNPVYATPEHHLFLNASYRINKLLLVANMQHVSGLDNDPTPVTNLESYSLLNAKASYNLTRNVKLYVSGENLLSTDYAVNRYYTMPDITVFGGLSLMF; this is translated from the coding sequence ATGCGAATATTTATCTTCAGTTTTTTCATCCTACTCATCACTCAGGGAATTGCCAGTGCACAAATGCATTTTGCAACCAACGACACCATAACAATTAACGAAGTGGTGGTTACCGGAACGCAGGTTCAGGTAACCCGCAACAGTGTTCCAATGGCCGTTTCGGTGGTGAACCGCACTCAAATTGAGGAGAGTGATGAGTCGGCATTACTGCCAATTTTAAATGGCCGGGTACCGGGTTTGTTTGTTACCGAGCGCGGTGTAACCGGGTTTGGTGTTGCGACTGGATCAGCAGGTCAAATATCCATTAGAGGTATTGGCGGAAGTCCAACCACAGGCGTTTTAATGCTTATCGACGGACACCCGCAGTTTATGGGAATTATGGGGCATCCACTTCCCGATTCGTATGTAGCTTCGGATGTTGAACGCGTTGAAGTTATTCGCGGACCAGCATCCATTCTATACGGATCGAATGCCATGGGAGGAGTAATAAATATCATCACAAAAAAACAGGACACGGAAGGTTTTAATGGCAATGCCCGCATTTCGTACGGATCGTACAATACACAAAAATACATGGGATCGGTTGGTTTCAAAAAGGATAAATTCAGCATATTTATTTCAGGAAATCATGATCAGACGGATGGTCACCGCCCCAATTCCGATTTCAAAATAACCAATGGATACCTAAAACTGGGTTACAAGATAAGCGACCATTTCGATGCCGCAGCCGATTTTAGTTTGGCTGCTTTCGATGCTTCAGATCCCGGACCTGATACACTAAATGCATCGCCCGGAGAAACGATTGATATTTTGCGCGGTTACGGATCTTTTTCGCTGCGCAATGATTTTGAAAAAGCATCGGGAGCACTGAAGTTCTTCTATAATTTTGGAGAGCATGAGATTACCGATGGCTTTCATTCAAACGACCATAATTATGGATTAAACCTGTACGAAACCTTTCAGCCTTTTGAGAGCAACAATCTTACCACAGGGTTCGATTTGATGAACTACGGAGGAGATGCTGAAAACACCTTTGCAATGGGTGGACAAGGTTTGACCTTTGCCGACACTACAATTACTGAAATTGGTGCCTACCTATTTTCTCAACAAAGTATTGGCGAGAAATTGATTATAAACGCCGGGCTTCGTTACCATCATCACAGCGAGTACGGTTCGGTTTGGATTCCGTCAATAGGATTTTCCAATTCATTCTCACCCTCTACCACATGGAAAGGAACCATTTCAAAAGGCTTTAGAAGCCCTACAATGCGCGAACTGTTTATGTGGGGGCCAAATCCTAATCTCGACCCGGAATCTATCTGGAATTACGAAACAGGCATTATACAGGCCTTTTTTGATCGTACAATGCAGGTGGAACTTACCGCTTTTTTGGTGAAAGGCGATAACCTGATCGTTAATACTGGTCAGCCAAACGGTTATCAAAATACCGGGGAGGTTTCAAATAAAGGAGTCGAATTCTCGCTGGATGCAGCACCTACAAAAGAACTTACTTTGAATGCTACATACAGTTATACCAACATGAAAAATCCGGTTTATGCTACGCCGGAACACCACCTTTTCTTAAATGCATCATACCGCATTAATAAACTGTTGTTGGTGGCCAATATGCAACATGTGTCGGGGCTGGATAACGATCCAACGCCGGTTACCAACCTCGAAAGCTATTCCTTATTAAATGCCAAGGCCAGCTACAATTTAACCAGAAATGTAAAACTTTATGTTAGCGGAGAGAATCTGCTGAGTACCGATTATGCGGTTAACCGTTATTATACCATGCCGGATATTACCGTGTTTGGAGGATTAAGTTTGATGTTCTAA
- a CDS encoding histidine kinase dimerization/phospho-acceptor domain-containing protein, with protein MNIENYISDTYPTVAPFEGTNSIRSKLLEQCYLVVIDDKKEYCGILTPNDLIERPHKLVIDCIEQRECLSLNDTTLTAIKKFRGTHCTVLPVINEKKLVGIIERNRIMNDYECKINDLYNKSLISHKVKSLFLKNLSHEIRTPLNGILGFIDIIANLGTDSVEKENLSGFIKKSADRFLFIMDDLVELSLLDAGDNIIIAKENVNIEEIFQELKNYFSELALLQNKHFTIIDSNPDLTQNIFIDRKKLKHILFHLIDNAIKFSDDNKVIYGYEIKEQNCIEFFVKNKSRQVPDEIKVKMFDFFEKQENIGKEINFGLGIGLTLVKKITEALGGHARIEFIKEEITCYFNLPIK; from the coding sequence ATGAACATAGAAAATTATATATCAGATACATATCCAACTGTAGCCCCTTTTGAAGGAACAAACTCAATTAGATCCAAATTGTTGGAACAATGCTATTTAGTAGTTATTGACGACAAAAAGGAATATTGCGGCATCTTAACACCAAACGATTTAATTGAACGCCCACATAAATTAGTTATCGACTGTATTGAACAAAGAGAATGCCTGTCGTTAAATGATACTACGCTAACAGCAATCAAAAAATTTCGTGGCACACATTGCACCGTTTTGCCTGTTATTAATGAGAAAAAGCTTGTAGGTATAATCGAACGAAACCGGATTATGAACGATTATGAGTGTAAAATTAATGACCTTTACAATAAATCATTAATTTCTCACAAAGTAAAATCGTTGTTTTTAAAGAATCTTTCTCACGAAATCAGAACTCCATTAAATGGAATACTTGGTTTTATTGATATCATTGCGAATTTAGGCACTGATAGTGTAGAAAAAGAAAATCTTTCGGGTTTCATTAAAAAATCAGCCGATCGTTTTCTGTTTATAATGGATGATCTTGTTGAATTATCGTTGCTTGATGCCGGAGATAACATAATAATTGCCAAGGAGAACGTTAACATCGAAGAAATTTTTCAGGAATTAAAAAACTATTTTTCCGAATTAGCCCTATTACAAAACAAACATTTCACTATTATAGACTCAAACCCTGATCTGACTCAAAATATATTCATTGATAGAAAGAAACTAAAACACATTTTATTTCACCTAATTGATAATGCCATAAAATTCTCGGATGATAATAAAGTAATTTATGGTTATGAAATAAAGGAACAAAATTGTATTGAATTTTTTGTAAAAAATAAAAGCCGGCAAGTTCCTGATGAAATTAAGGTCAAAATGTTTGATTTTTTTGAGAAGCAAGAAAATATAGGAAAGGAAATAAACTTTGGACTTGGCATTGGATTAACGTTAGTAAAAAAGATAACCGAAGCATTAGGCGGCCACGCAAGAATAGAGTTTATAAAAGAAGAAATCACATGTTATTTTAATCTTCCTATTAAATGA
- the gldN gene encoding gliding motility protein GldN — protein MKKIVVYIGMLVFVLGIMHKNADAQIVNGAYEQNDIFEKKPMPLVSVREADVFWQKTLWRVIDLREKMNIPLYYPTIPIADRTNLISLLLKGIETGQLTPYDAQADDDFKIPMSYAQVQARFGAEATTEEKIDFDTGERTTVTVQGEIRPTEIKQYMVKEQWYFDKQTSTLNVRILGICPIREYLREGDTSGEVQRQKVFWIYYPEARPLLATNLVQNPYNEARQQSFDDLFIKRMFNSYVVQESNMYNNREISSYLVGKDAMLESKRIEDKIFNYEQDLWEY, from the coding sequence ATGAAAAAGATAGTTGTTTATATTGGAATGCTTGTTTTTGTGCTGGGCATTATGCATAAAAATGCTGATGCTCAAATTGTAAACGGAGCATATGAACAAAACGATATTTTCGAGAAAAAGCCAATGCCGTTGGTTTCGGTTCGCGAGGCAGATGTTTTCTGGCAGAAGACTCTGTGGCGAGTTATCGATTTGCGTGAAAAAATGAACATTCCGCTATATTATCCAACAATACCGATTGCAGATCGTACAAACCTGATCTCGCTATTACTTAAGGGAATTGAAACCGGTCAGCTTACTCCGTATGATGCACAAGCTGATGATGATTTTAAAATACCGATGAGTTATGCACAGGTCCAGGCAAGATTCGGAGCAGAAGCTACCACCGAAGAGAAAATTGATTTCGATACCGGTGAGAGAACAACTGTTACTGTGCAGGGAGAAATTCGTCCAACAGAGATCAAACAATACATGGTCAAAGAGCAGTGGTATTTCGATAAGCAAACATCTACATTGAATGTACGTATTCTTGGTATTTGCCCAATTCGTGAATACTTGCGCGAAGGGGATACTTCAGGAGAGGTACAGCGCCAGAAAGTATTCTGGATCTATTATCCTGAAGCTCGTCCGTTGCTGGCAACCAATTTGGTTCAAAATCCATACAACGAAGCACGTCAGCAATCATTTGACGACTTGTTTATAAAACGGATGTTCAATAGTTATGTGGTTCAGGAATCGAATATGTACAACAACCGCGAAATCAGTTCATATCTGGTTGGCAAAGACGCGATGTTGGAATCAAAAAGAATTGAGGACAAAATCTTCAATTACGAACAGGATCTTTGGGAATATTAA
- a CDS encoding IS630 family transposase has product MDKNNYNSVNLYFQDESRFGLMSHIGKCVTARGVRPVISYQHKFASTYLYGSYSPVNGDSFVWEIDGVNVNIFEAYLNAFSKHKPEEYKIVVVDNAGFHSTKNIEVPDNIYLLNIPPYTPELNPCEQVWQYIKTRFKNQLFEDMEKLRQWLWGISNNMGTETIKSITGNHHFLNAFNAAFNN; this is encoded by the coding sequence CTGGATAAAAATAACTACAACAGTGTTAACTTGTATTTTCAAGATGAAAGCCGCTTTGGGCTGATGAGCCATATTGGAAAATGTGTGACAGCTCGTGGGGTGAGGCCGGTTATTAGCTACCAGCACAAATTTGCATCTACCTATTTGTATGGCAGTTATTCTCCTGTTAATGGTGATTCGTTTGTTTGGGAGATCGATGGTGTCAATGTGAATATATTCGAGGCTTACTTAAATGCCTTTTCCAAACACAAGCCAGAAGAATATAAGATTGTAGTTGTTGACAATGCGGGGTTTCATTCTACAAAGAACATAGAGGTACCGGACAATATATATTTGCTAAATATTCCACCTTACACCCCTGAGTTAAATCCTTGCGAACAAGTTTGGCAATACATTAAAACAAGGTTCAAAAACCAACTATTTGAGGACATGGAAAAACTAAGGCAATGGCTGTGGGGTATATCAAACAATATGGGAACAGAAACAATTAAATCGATTACAGGAAATCATCACTTCTTAAATGCATTTAATGCGGCATTTAATAACTAA